A window of the Alnus glutinosa chromosome 4, dhAlnGlut1.1, whole genome shotgun sequence genome harbors these coding sequences:
- the LOC133866660 gene encoding patatin-like protein 2, whose translation MEATLAPLQPPAYGNLITILSIDGGGIRGLIPGTILCFLESELQKLDGDDARIADYFDVIAGTSTGGLVTAMLTTPDEKNRPLFSAKDITDFYLKHSPKIFPQNSFPLFDYAAKIIKALFGPKYDGKYLHSLIKEKLGRTRLHQTLTNVVIPTFDIKRLQPTIFSSFEVKKNPSLDALLSDVCIATSAAPTYLPAHYFETKDPAGKVREFNLIDGGIAANNPALLAIGEVTKEVSRGSPHFFPIKPMDYGRFLVISIGTGSPKAEEKYNAHEAAKWGLLNWLTSNGSTPIVDVFSQASADMVDFHLSEVFRALRSEKSYLRIQDDQLSGEVSSVDIATKKNLDDLVEVGGELLKKSVSWVNLDTGLNDCTSGQETNEEALIRFARVLSQEKRLRHSRSPRVHAAK comes from the exons ATGGAAGCAACCCTTGCACCCCTCCAGCCCCCAGCTTATGGAAACTTGATCACCATTCTCAGTATTGATGGTGGTGGAATCAGAGGGCTTATCCCAGGAACTATCCTTTGTTTCCTTGAGTCTGAGCTTCAG AAGCTGGATGGTGATGATGCAAGAATCGCGGATTATTTTGACGTGATTGCAGGAACAAGCACAGGCGGTCTTGTGACTGCCATGCTGACAACCCCCGATGAAAAGAACCGACCTCTGTTTTCTGCCAAGGATATTACGGACTTCTACCTCAAACACAGTCCTAAAATCTTTCCACAAAACAG TTTTCCGTTGTTTGATTATGCTGCAAAGATTATCAAAGCTCTTTTCGGACCAAAATACGATGGGAAATATCTACATAGccttattaaagaaaaacttggAAGGACAAGACTGCACCAGACATTGACAAATGTTGTTATCCCAACATTTGACATCAAGCGACTCCAGCCAACCATCTTCTCCAGCTTCGAG GTGAAGAAAAACCCAAGCTTGGATGCGTTGCTTTCGGACGTATGCATTGCAACCTCAGCAGCACCGACTTATCTTCCAGCTCATTACTTTGAAACCAAAGACCCCGCAGGGAAAGTGAGAGAGTTCAACCTTATAGACGGTGGCATCGCTGCAAATAATCCA GCTTTACTTGCTATTGGTGAAGTAACAAAGGAGGTGAGTAGAGGAAGTCCTCACTTCTTTCCTATAAAACCGATGGATTATGGACGGTTTCTGGTAATTTCAATAGGAACGGGCTCTCCCAAAGCAGAAGAGAAATACAACGCGCATGAGGCAGCTAAGTGGGGTCTCTTAAATTGGTTAACCAGTAATGGTTCCACCCCAATAGTTGACGTATTTTCTCAAGCAAGTGCGGATATGGTGGACTTCCACCTTTCTGAGGTTTTTCGAGCCCTTCGCTCTGAGAAAAGCTACCTCCGAATTCAG GATGACCAATTAAGTGGGGAAGTATCTTCTGTGGATATAGCCACAAAGAAGAATTTAGACGATCTTGTTGAAGTTGGTGGTGAATTGCTTAAGAAATCAGTTTCTTGGGTAAATTTGGACACCGGCCTTAATGACTGCACTTCTGGTCAAGAGACTAATGAAGAGGCTCTCATAAG GTTTGCGAGAGTACTCTCCCAAGAGAAGCGGCTTCGCCACTCTAGGTCTCCCCGCGTTCATGCCGCAAAATGA
- the LOC133866708 gene encoding pentatricopeptide repeat-containing protein At2g17140-like has product MDQPSLSLSKLSKALFKNTNNPKLAWHLFKRIFLSSPTSSSSHHCLRLMPVIARILIHAQMHCEIDNLPELLFSSQPIETSHPCLVSLVQILAKSGLVDEAVSQFKSIRTRFPEKVPSVFLYNLLLESSLRGDRVDFVTWLYRDMIVAGISPETYTFNLLIRALCDSGRLEEAREVFDRMSEKGCPPNEFSVGILVRGYCRARLAIQGLELLNEMRGSSVLPNRVVYNTLISSFCREGRTDEAERLVEKMREDGLFPDVVTFNSRISALCRAGKILEASRIFRDMQIDEELGLPRPNIITYNLMLAGFCKEGMWEEAKTLFESMQKVGDFVSLESYNIWLLGLVRTGKLLEVRSILKEMVDKGIEPNIYSYNIVMDGLCKNGMLSDARMVMGLMVSSGIPPDAVTYSTLLHGYCSKRKTSEANNILHEMINRGCFPNTYTCNILLHSLWKEGRTSEAEDMLKKMNERHYGLDTVTCNIVIDGLCNSGKLDKAIEIVNGMWTHGSAALGNLGNSFIGLVDDSNKWKRCMPDLVTYSTIIGELCKAGRLDEAKQKFTEMVRKNLLPDSVIYDTFIYTFCKRGKLSSAFRVLKDMEIKGCNKSLQTYNSLILGLGSKNEIFEIYGLMDEMRERRISPNVCTYNNIISCLCDGGKVKDATSLLDEMMQKGISPDISSFRILIKAFCKVCDFEVAMEIFQIALSICGHKEALYSLMFNELLARGEVSVAKDLFQAALDRTFDVGNFRYKDLIDGLCKDKKLDDASGILHKMIDIGYGFDPASFMPVIDGLGKRGNKHEADELAERMMEMASKGRVENKVYRNQREIIQGKPNKYRRIDWQTILHRDDGSGIVLKALKRVQRGLDQGSISSLQPHKIEVLDYWDGGG; this is encoded by the coding sequence ATGGACCAACCAAGCTTAAGCTTAAGCAAGCTTTCCAAAGCTCTGTTCAAGAACACCAACAATCCCAAGCTGGCATGGCACCTCTTCAAGCGCATTTTTCTCTCCTCACCTACCTCCTCGTCCTCTCACCACTGTCTTCGATTGATGCCCGTCATCGCTCGTATCCTTATTCATGCGCAAATGCACTGCGAAATCGATAACCTTCCCGAGCTCCTCTTCTCCTCGCAGCCCATCGAAACTTCTCACCCTTGTCTCGTTTCCCTCGTCCAAATCTTGGCCAAGTCGGGTCTCGTCGATGAGGCCGTTTCCCAGTTCAAGTCCATTCGAACCAGGTTCCCGGAAAAGGTTCCTTCGGTATTTTTGTACAATTTGCTTCTTGAGTCCTCCTTAAGGGGAGACCGTGTAGATTTTGTGACATGGTTGTATAGGGATATGATTGTTGCCGGGATTAGCCCAGAAACTTATACTTTTAATCTTTTGATACGTGCATTGTGTGATTCGGGTCGTTTGGAGGAGGCCCGGGAGGTGTTTGATAGAATGTCTGAAAAGGGTTGTCCACCAAATGAGTTCAGTGTTGGTATTTTGGTTCGTGGGTATTGTAGAGCTAGGCTTGCTATCCAAGGCTTGGAGCTTTTAAATGAGATGAGGGGTTCTAGTGTCTTGCCCAACAGGGTTGTGTACAATACTTTGATATCTAGCTTTTGTAGAGAAGGTAGGACTGATGAAGCTGAGAGATTGgtagagaaaatgagagaggaTGGTCTGTTTCCAGATGTTGTTACTTTCAATTCTAGGATATCGGCACTTTGTAGGGCGGGGAAAATACTAGAGGCTTCTAGAATTTTTAGAGATATGCAAATTGACGAAGAATTAGGGTTGCCTCGGCCAAACATCATAACGTATAATTTAATGCTAGCAGGGTTTTGCAAGGAAGGAATGTGGGAGGAAGCAAAGACCTTGTTTGAGTCTATGCAAAAAGTTGGTGATTTTGTAAGTTTGGAGAGTTATAATATATGGTTGTTGGGTTTGGTCAGGACTGGGAAGCTCTTAGAGGTACGGTCGATTCTGAAAGAAATGGTAGATAAAGGCATTGAACCAAATATTTACTCTTACAACATCGTGATGGATGGGCTATGCAAAAATGGGATGCTCTCTGATGCAAGAATGGTTATGGGCTTAATGGTAAGTAGTGGGATTCCCCCGGATGCAGTAACTTATAGTACTTTACTACATGGGTACTGTAGTAAGAGGAAGACATCTGAGGCCAATAATATTCTCCATGAGATGATCAATAGGGGTTGTTTCCCAAATACCTATACTTGCAACATTTTGCTGCACAGCCTATGGAAAGAGGGGAGAACATCAGAAGCAGAGGACATGCTGAAAAAGATGAACGAAAGACATTATGGCTTAGATACTGTGACATGCAATATTGTGATTGATGGTCTATGTAATAGTGGGAAATTGGACAAAGCAATTGAAATTGTGAATGGGATGTGGACTCATGGAAGTGCTGCTCTTGGTAACCTAGGGAACTCATTTATAGGCCTAGTTGATGATAGTAATAAATGGAAGAGATGCATGCCTGATTTGGTCACCTACTCAACAATAATTGGTGAGTTATGCAAGGCTGGGAGGCTTGATGAAGCTAAACAGAAGTTCACTGAGATGGTGAGGAAAAACTTGCTTCCAGATTCTGTGATTTATGatacttttatatatactttCTGTAAACGAGGAAAGCTATCATCTGCATTTCGAGTTCTCAAGGACATGGAGATAAAAGGTTGCAACAAGAGCCTTCAAACTTATAactcattgattttgggcttagggagtaaaaatgaaatatttgaaatatatgGGCTGATGGATGagatgagagaaagaagaatttCTCCAAATGTTTGCACATATAACAACATAATTAGCTGTCTTTGTGATGGAGGAAAAGTGAAAGATGCCACCTCTCTTTTAGATGAAATGATGCAAAAGGGCATATCCCCTGATATATCTTCCTTCAGAATATTAATCAAAGCTTTCTGCAAGGTGTGTGATTTTGAAGTTGCAATGGAGATATTTCAGATTGCTCTGAGTATATGTGGCCACAAGGAAGCCTTATATAGTTTGATGTTCAATGAGTTACTTGCTAGAGGTGAAGTTTCCGTAGCTAAAGATCTGTTCCAAGCGGCATTGGATAGGACTTTTGATGTGGGGAACTTCCGGTACAAAGATCTTATTGATGGACTCTGCAAGGATAAAAAGTTAGATGATGCTAGTGGGATTCTTCATAAAATGATCGATATAGGATATGGATTTGATCCTGCATCGTTCATGCCAGTGATTGATGGCTTGGGTAAAAGGGGAAACAAGCATGAGGCTGATGAACTTGCAGAGAGGATGATGGAAATGGCTTCAAAAGGTAGGGTTGAGAATAAGGTTTATCGAAATCAGAGGGAGATAATCCAAGGAAAACCAAACAAGTATAGGAGAATTGATTGGCAGACCATACTTCACAG